The Granulicella sibirica DNA segment TCGTCCAGGACCTTATCCAGGATGGATCGATGACGCGGGCTGATCTCGGGACGTTCTTCAAGCCATCGCAGGCCTGGCGGGACCGTCTGTATACGCTCGCGGCAATTGACATTCTGCGGCGTCATCATCCGAACTTGACCCTGGTCCATCTGCTTGCGCTCGATGGGATCGAGCACAAGACGGGGTACGGAAATGATGCCGGGCACAATACGATTGCGTTTCTCGACGACCGCGTGAAGGACATTGTGGATGCGGTGCGGGACGCGGGCGATCTGGATCGCACGACCTTTCTGATCGTCTCGGACCACGGACAGCAGAGCGTGCATCATTTGCTGCATCCAAACGCTCTCCTTGTCGAACATGGGTTGCAGGGGGGAAATGCGGCAGCGAGCGCGGGTGGCGCGACGATGTGCATGGCGGATGGCGGGTTCGCGCTTATCTACCAGCAGCACGCCACCCCGGATTCGATTGCTGCGTTGAAGGCTCTCTTCGCTGGGCAGCCAGGGGTGCGGTCGGCCCTTACCCCGCAGGAGGCCGCGGCGGATGGCTGGCCGGTTCCGTCGCAGACGACGCAGGCGCCGGATCTTCTGCTTTACGCAGCGAATGATTTTGCCTTCGCAGGCGGTACTACTGGCGCATTCGTCACGGAGACCAAGGAGACTGGGCAGCATGGGTACCCGAACTCCGAACCCTTGATGCAGGCCATCTTTATCGCGTCGGGACGTGGGATTAAACCCGTCGGACAGATCCCGCCATTCCCCAACGTCG contains these protein-coding regions:
- a CDS encoding alkaline phosphatase family protein — encoded protein: MFAAATPLLAGAQNVPARGPMVVVISLDAFAAESLQDPTEPAPTLHALMRSGAYARSMQPINPTVTWPNHTAMITGVNASRHHVIVNGLIEGQRGEGAPRVNADAPKSELVAVPTVYDAAHAAGMTAAEVDWVAIHQPGTIDWSFAEKPSADSPIVQDLIQDGSMTRADLGTFFKPSQAWRDRLYTLAAIDILRRHHPNLTLVHLLALDGIEHKTGYGNDAGHNTIAFLDDRVKDIVDAVRDAGDLDRTTFLIVSDHGQQSVHHLLHPNALLVEHGLQGGNAAASAGGATMCMADGGFALIYQQHATPDSIAALKALFAGQPGVRSALTPQEAAADGWPVPSQTTQAPDLLLYAANDFAFAGGTTGAFVTETKETGQHGYPNSEPLMQAIFIASGRGIKPVGQIPPFPNVDVASTIARLLGVHLGGVDGHPLDAILK